The sequence TTAGGCTTCTAGGAAATGCTAGCGCATGCCCTCATGGACATAAGGGTGTCTTATTAAAACTGCTGTTTAGTTTCAGTGAAGTGCTCATACCCACAAGACCTCAATTTTAATGTGAGTTGCATTCCCCAGCATTCCTAAACCTCTCGGCTGCTTTCCTTTGTGCATAGCCATCAGGGCAAAGTCCCAGCAGGTCGGAGTCCTGCCCCAAACCCTAACTGATGCAAGCACGGCTCGTGGAGCAGGGCCCCGAGagacagcagctctgcctcagctTGACTCCACAGCATGTGTGATGCCCAGGCCTGGCAGCAGCCCTCTGTCCCCATCCATGCAACTGCTGGTTGCATTATAATGCAGAGCACAAGCTCCCGGGCAGGCGTGACAGCCCAGCTTCTGCCTTGGCTGAAAACAATGCATCTTTTTAACCATTAACCCTGCAAGGCCAGCAAAGGGCCGTGAGCAGGTTATTAAGCAATCATACTTGGCTTGCTTGTGCCAAGCTGCTGAAGTCCATTCAGCGCAGGCCTGTTGTGTGCTGCCCttgctgggcagggacacccgtcTGCCCTCCTCCCTGAGCCTGGGGCCTTGCTGGCAGGGTGGGAATCCCCACTGTCAGAAAAGCTGCATCGGGATGGGGAAAGGGCTGCAAGGGAAAGGGTAGGGTGCAGTGCTCTGGCTTTGAGCAGGACAGCTGGGTCAGCGCACGGGTGGCAGCAGTACTCACACGCAGTGGTTTCACAGACCTGCAGAAGGCTCAGGGGAACAGAGCTCCCCGTTTGCCACCCAGGTTTGAGACCCCCATTTCCACCCTCGTGGCAGGACACCGATCCGGCCCTGGCAGTTCACCTGCTGCAGGGATGATCCCCAGCCCCGATGCTTCTTCCCCACCCGGCTCTGAACCCCTCTGTATCCCGGCTCCGTCGCCTTCCGCATCCCTGAGAAGCTCCCACTGTTGCCCTGCCCCGACACCGGTGGTGGGGAACAGCGCTGCCTGCCCGGCTCTCGCCCCGCAGCGGGGTGCCCTGCTCCTTCACCCCAACCCTCCCGGCCCCGCACGCCCTGTCCCGGCCCCGCACGGCCCCTACCCGCCCGCCGTACCGGGTCCCGGTCCCGCTCCGCCACCGCGCGGGAGCCCGCGCGCCTAGCATAGACCTTTCGGACACGCCCCTCCATGCATCGCCCAATCAGCGCCTCGGTCGGCCGGCGGCGGGGAACACACTCCGAGTATCTGGTCCAATCAGCGCCGcgctcttccccctccccgcaccctATTGGTCCGCGCTGAGGCGGGGCTGGCGGCGCTGCCAGCACGTGGCGGACTGGGCGCGGGTGACCTTGaccggggcgggctggggctcCGCTGCCACCACCCTTCTGCCGTCACCACCCCTCTGCCGTCACATCTCCTCTGTCGTCGCCCCTCTGCCGTCACCCCTCCTCCGCCATCAGACCTCTGCCGTCACCACCCTTCTGCCGTCACCCCTCCTCTGCCGTCACCCCTCTGTTGTCACCCCTTCTCTTCCATCAGACTTCTGCCGTCACCCCTTCTCTGACGTCAACTCCTCCTTTGCTATCACCCCTCCTCTGCCGTCACCCCTCCTCTGCTGTCACCCCACTGCCGTCACCTATCCAGCTATCACTCCTCCTCTGCCGTCACCCATCCTCTGCTGTCAGCCCACTGCCGTCACCTCTCCTCTGCCATTACCCCGCACCCTGTAATGCCGCTGGGGgacctctcccccagccctggggtgtTCCCACCACCCCGCCATCCCGGGGGGATTCTCTATGGAGGATGGGAGCCCCCTGGCCACCCTGCAGTGGGAAGGAAGCGGTTCTagccaccctccctgggcagccgaAGCCATGCCTCAAGGCGAGCAGGCatgccaggcagcagcacggcGATCACCAGGGCATCAGGGGTTAAATCAATGCACAGCAAATTGAGGAAGAAGATTAGGGAATAAAGGGATCCCACTAAATTCCTCGTGATCCCAAGCCAAGGGGAAAATGGAATGAGGCAGCATGAGTCACTCACCGGAGAGGAGCTGCGTCTCTCGGGGGGTCGGACAGAGCCGCGAAGGAGAGTCCTGCCGGCGGTGAGTCCTGCTGGCACCGAGCAAGGCGGGGAGTGGGGCAAGGGGATCGTGGGTGGTGGGTAACAGGCTGAGGGTTATACCAGAACACACCTTGGAGACTGTTCTGCCCTGGAAGGTACTTGTTGAACAGTCTTTTAACTTGATCTTTATCAGTCCAGGTGTTTTTTGCTACCGTAATGTGTGGTTGGTCATCCCAAGAGGACTTGTCAcagctgtggggtttgggttCCTGTGGTTCTGCTGCTGGCCCATGTCAGATCGCTGTTGTAGGCTGGTCACGGAGGTGGTGTTCTGACAGTGCCAACACCAGCAGCAAAACCCGGGTCGGTTTCTCTGATTGCAGTGGTTTCTGTGACATGCAGATGCTGTAGAGAAGGactttatattaattatatattaagTTATATAGTCTGGCTTTGCATACCCAATTTGTGTACATCTGCTAGCAAAGATTTTTACCTCCCCTGAGCAGTAGGAGCTGCACATCACAGCGGTGTGTGCTGTTATGATTTCAGGACTCCGGCGTGCTGGTGATGGAGAGCGTCTCTTCTTCCCCTTCACCCTTCTCCGCCAGTTCCCCCACTGTGCAGTCCGAGAACGCCACTGCCTATGACTACTACTCCGGCCTCCAGAAGAGCATGCATGTCCTCTCCATGGTGGTGTACAGCATTGCCTGTTTGCTGGGGGTGACAGGGAACGGCCTCGTCATCTGGATTGCTGGCTTCAAGATGAAGAAGACGGTGAACTCCATCTGGTTCCTCAACCTGGCCATTGCTGACTTCATCTTCACCTTTTTCCTGCCCCTCAGCATCGCCTACACTGCCCTGGGCTTCCACTGGCCGTTTGGGAAGCTCCTGTGCAAGCTGAACAGCACCATCGCGTTCCTCAACATGTTCGCCAGCGTCTTCCTCCTGACAGTCATCAGCATGGACCGCtgtgtttctgttgcttttcccGTTTGGTCTCACAACCGCAGGAGTCCGGAGCTGGCAGCCAGGATCGCACTGGGGACGTGGgtcctggctctgctcctcagCTCCCCGtacctcgtctttcgggacactGTGGTCAGTTCCAGGAACATCACCAGCTGCTATAATAATTTTGCACTGTCCGATGACTACACCTCCGAGGCAACGCGGAGGCTGTGGAGGATGCGGCATAAAGCGATGATCATAACGCGATTCTTATGCGGGTTCCTCATCCCTTTCACGGTGATTCTCATCTGCTACAGCATCGTTGCTGTCAAGCTGAAAAGGCGGCAGTTAGCCAACTCTGCAAAACCATACAGAATTATCATTGCTGTCAcagtctcttttttcctctgttatttcCCCTATCACGTCTTCTCCTTGCTGGAAATATCCAAAAACTCTTCCAGTCATGAGATGAAAATGGCCCTTTACATAGGGATCCCCTTGGTTTCCAGCCTTGCCTTCTTCAACAGCTGCATCAACCCCATCCTGTACGTATTTGTGGGGCCGGATTTCAAGGAGAAGTTTCGCCAGTCCATCCTGTCGACCTTTGAAGGGGCCTTCAGCGAGGAGtcggtcctgggcagcctgaccagcAGGCGAAAGTCCAGGTCTGCTTCGGAAGCAGAGGTCCCGAGGGTC is a genomic window of Rissa tridactyla isolate bRisTri1 chromosome 8, bRisTri1.patW.cur.20221130, whole genome shotgun sequence containing:
- the LOC128913610 gene encoding chemerin-like receptor 1 isoform X1, whose amino-acid sequence is MRQHESLTGEELRLSGGRTEPRRRVLPAVFFATVMCGWSSQEDLSQLWGLGSCGSAAGPCQIAVVGWSRRWCSDSANTSSKTRDSGVLVMESVSSSPSPFSASSPTVQSENATAYDYYSGLQKSMHVLSMVVYSIACLLGVTGNGLVIWIAGFKMKKTVNSIWFLNLAIADFIFTFFLPLSIAYTALGFHWPFGKLLCKLNSTIAFLNMFASVFLLTVISMDRCVSVAFPVWSHNRRSPELAARIALGTWVLALLLSSPYLVFRDTVVSSRNITSCYNNFALSDDYTSEATRRLWRMRHKAMIITRFLCGFLIPFTVILICYSIVAVKLKRRQLANSAKPYRIIIAVTVSFFLCYFPYHVFSLLEISKNSSSHEMKMALYIGIPLVSSLAFFNSCINPILYVFVGPDFKEKFRQSILSTFEGAFSEESVLGSLTSRRKSRSASEAEVPRV
- the LOC128913610 gene encoding chemerin-like receptor 1 isoform X2 is translated as MRQHESLTGEELRLSGGRTEPRRRVLPADSGVLVMESVSSSPSPFSASSPTVQSENATAYDYYSGLQKSMHVLSMVVYSIACLLGVTGNGLVIWIAGFKMKKTVNSIWFLNLAIADFIFTFFLPLSIAYTALGFHWPFGKLLCKLNSTIAFLNMFASVFLLTVISMDRCVSVAFPVWSHNRRSPELAARIALGTWVLALLLSSPYLVFRDTVVSSRNITSCYNNFALSDDYTSEATRRLWRMRHKAMIITRFLCGFLIPFTVILICYSIVAVKLKRRQLANSAKPYRIIIAVTVSFFLCYFPYHVFSLLEISKNSSSHEMKMALYIGIPLVSSLAFFNSCINPILYVFVGPDFKEKFRQSILSTFEGAFSEESVLGSLTSRRKSRSASEAEVPRV
- the LOC128913610 gene encoding chemerin-like receptor 1 isoform X3, translating into MESVSSSPSPFSASSPTVQSENATAYDYYSGLQKSMHVLSMVVYSIACLLGVTGNGLVIWIAGFKMKKTVNSIWFLNLAIADFIFTFFLPLSIAYTALGFHWPFGKLLCKLNSTIAFLNMFASVFLLTVISMDRCVSVAFPVWSHNRRSPELAARIALGTWVLALLLSSPYLVFRDTVVSSRNITSCYNNFALSDDYTSEATRRLWRMRHKAMIITRFLCGFLIPFTVILICYSIVAVKLKRRQLANSAKPYRIIIAVTVSFFLCYFPYHVFSLLEISKNSSSHEMKMALYIGIPLVSSLAFFNSCINPILYVFVGPDFKEKFRQSILSTFEGAFSEESVLGSLTSRRKSRSASEAEVPRV